One region of Mus musculus strain C57BL/6J chromosome 15, GRCm38.p6 C57BL/6J genomic DNA includes:
- the Card6 gene encoding caspase recruitment domain-containing protein 6 isoform X1 → MATEGASSELIEKKRTKLLSVLQQDPDSILDTLTSRSLISEKEYETLEEITDPLKKSRKLLILIQKKGEDSCRRFLRCLSNAFPESASTVGFKHEVPRQEAEETVGVNRNSEDPLSLGTIIPEIAELSEEKECLDLRALKFFTYKESGHRELAVSSRENQEGHGTPQVTAPHSVKRVEYEVPASITFLSNGQRYEEPDDSLYLEEGEHQEYLGFPEDVETVLEEEAGKDPQCFVYDNEEEWENEETMGFSSEASSCSEINFSLEEEEEKSAEERKRVFQHVLSCLNMDRSRKLLPDSVKQFSTDRGREWTPETPGDLAWNFLMKVQALDSTARDFTLRHKMVDEENKELLLARMEKLGIGDAQTIHPLDVLCACMLCADSSLQREVMSNMYHCCFALPLLLPDAENNKSILMMGAMKDLKQHATQSSGGPPRETDASLSLMKMPVISFVRLGHCSFSKSRILNTLLSSSRQKPHTFFLRRDLSVPVLPRQISDGLVEVMWHFPDDAELTVSPHVFQKPVAVANLRGDLESFWVQFGFLVEVSSAVFFLTDCLGEKERALLRFLGDDAIERCYVILSPQAKESEEAQIFQKILKLRPSQLLFWEVEEAGDRRRAMEALQAALQEVMSSPLKCVSLEDMACLARELGIQVDQDFEVIQDTQVSPRTIEGENQQPQSQTKSPSESRTQKPLREPGTQCEDSQNAVIFHQTPVFMPYPAHPWPLPIEAGSNFYHVPLRAPRAISSHFRSQQKAEWFFPFPHQNTSVHSRGQNFAIKYLQPWRFYSRERFTRCSATPQQYHPNGPFGRSQRQASPVQTHPKSRQMSRTLERSGTVVSRVGHGRSLGSQARRAAGKPQPEKACAQGLQLTKAAGKSIRTLPHIKYPHPQPCQPAGASQERIMPVSHQGAQQTTQGRPADFAFKPGSQSTSGSKLSSTSQSSAHQPKFQSKHFQPQPFQPVPSQKKPSHSRPSQAKPPHLDPSHANLTQGQPSQATPTHSQASQAKPTHSQANSHHPHPSHAKPSHQNPSHANPTHPQSSHAKPSHPQSSHAKPSHPQSSHAKPSHPQSSHAKPSHPQSSQAKPSHPQSSQAKPTHPQSSQANSHHPQASQAKPSHPQSSHAKPSHPHPSHAKPSPSQSTQCKAHKAHQSQPKPFQPRPTQPKSSKTKPSQARAFHPRAGRR, encoded by the exons ATGGCTACAGAGGGTGCTTCCTCAGAACTCATAGAAAAAAAACGTACGAAGTTGCTCAGTGTCCTCCAACAAGATCCGGACTCTATCTTGGACACGTTAACCTCTCGGAGCCTGATTTCTGAGAAGGAGTATGAGACTCTGGAGGAAATCACAGATCCCCTGAAGAAAAGTCGGAAGCTGTTAATTTTGATACAGAAAAAAGGAGAGGACAGCTGTCGGCGTTTCCTCCGGTGTTTGTCTAATGCCTTTCCAGAGTCAGCGTCCACAGTGGGCTTCAAGCACG aAGTTCCACGGCAGGAAGCTGAAGAGACTGTGGGGGTGAACAGGAATTCTGAAGATCCCCTTTCTCTTGGGACAATAATCCCGGAGATAGCAGAGCTCTCAGAAGAGAAAGAATGTCTAGATCTGAGAGCTTTGAAGTTCTTCACCTACAAGGAAAGTGGCCACAGGGAACTTGCAGTATCCTCCCGGGAGAACCAGGAAGGGCATGGGACACCGCAGGTCACGGCTCCCCATTCAGTCAAAAGAGTTGAGTATGAAGTCCCAGCAAGTATCACCTTCTTAAGCAATGGACAGAGATACGAGGAGCCAGATGATTCGCTGTACTTAGAGGAAGGGGAACATCAAGAGTACCTTGGGTTCCCTGAAGATGTCGAGACTGTCTTGGAGGAAGAGGCCGGCAAGGACCCACAGTGCTTTGTATATGATAATGAAGAGGAATGGGAGAATGAAGAGACCATGGGGTTCTCCAGTGAAGCCAGTAGCTGTTCAGAGATCAATTTCtcattggaggaggaggaggagaaaagcgCTGAAG agagaaaaagagtatTTCAGCATGTTCTGTCTTGTTTGAACATGGATAGAAGCAGGAAGCTTCTCCCAGATTCTGTGAAGCAGTTTTCCACAGACCGAGGACGTGAGTGGACACCCGAGACCCCAGGGGACTTAGCTTGGAATTTCCTGATGAAGGTTCAGGCTTTAGACTCGacagccagagattttacccttagGCACAAGATGGTGGATGAAGAGAACAAAGAACTGCTGCTGGCTAGAATGGAGAAGTTAGGAATTGGAGACGCACAAACCATCCATCCCCTGGATGTCCTCTGCGCCTGCATGCTTTGCGCAGACAGCTCTTTGCAACGTGAAGTCATGTCAAATATGTACCACTGCTGCTTTGCTCTTCCCCTGCTACTGCCAGATGCAGAGAACAACAAAAGCATCTTAATGATGGGGGCCATGAAGGACCTAAAGCAGCACGCAACGCAGTCCTCAGGCGGGCCCCCCAGGGAAACAGACGCGTCTCTGAGTCTCATGAAGATGCCTGTCATCTCTTTTGTGCGACTGGGACACTGCAGCTTCTCCAAGTCCAGAATTCTGAACACACTGCTCAGCTCCTCTCGACAGAAACCACACACGTTTTTCCTCCGTCGGGACCTGTCGGTCCCTGTGCTGCCTCGGCAAATTTCTGATGGCCTGGTGGAAGTGATGTGGCACTTTCCCGACGATGCAGAGCTAACGGTGAGCCCACACGTTTTCCAGAAACCTGTTGCTGTGGCCAACCTTCGTGGCGATCTAGAAAGCTTTTGGGTGCAATTTGGGTTTCTGGTGGAAGTTTCCTCCGCTGTGTTCTTCCTCACAGACTGCCTCGGGGAGAAGGAGCGGGCCCTGCTGAGGTTCTTAGGAGACGATGCCATTGAAAGGTGCTACGTCATCCTCAGTCCCCAGGCCAAGGAGAGTGAAGAGGCTCAGATTTTCCAAAAGATCCTAAAACTGAGGCCATCACAGCTACTGTTTTGGGAAGTAGAGGAAGCCGGGGATAGAAGGAGGGCTATGGAGGCCCTTCAAGCTGCCCTCCAGGAAGTAATGTCGTCTCCACTCAAATGTGTGTCCCTTGAAGATATGGCCTGTCTGGCCAGGGAGCTGGGGATTCAGGTAGACCAAGACTTTGAAGTTATTCAAGATACTCAAGTTTCCCCCAGAACAATTGAAGGTGAGAACCAGCAACCACAGAGTCAGACAAAAAGCCCATCTGAAAGCCGAACTCAGAAGCCACTCAGAGAGCCTGGAACTCAATGTGAGGACAGCCAGAATGCTGTAATCTTCCATCAGACTCCAGTATTCATGCCTTATCCAGCACACCCATGGCCCTTGCCCATTGAAGCTGGAAGTAACTTTTACCATGTTCCTTTGAGAGCCCCCCGGGCTATAAGCTCCCACTTTAGATCACAGCAGAAGGCTGAGTGGTTCTTTCCATTCCCCCATCAGAATACAAGTGTTCACAGCAGAGGTCAAAACTTTGCTATTAAATACCTCCAACCCTGGAGATTTTATTCAAGGGAAAGATTCACAAGATGTTCAGCAACTCCTCAGCAGTATCACCCGAATGGACCATTTGGGAGATCACAGAGACAGGCTTCTCCTGTACAGACCCATCCTAAGAGCAGGCAGATGTCCAGAACTCTTGAGAGGTCTGGGACAGTGGTCTCTCGAGTAGGTCACGGACGTTCTCTTGGCTCACAAGCAAGGAGAGCTGCAGGGAAGCCACAACCTGAGAAAGCCTGTGCGCAGGGGCTGCAGCTGACTAAAGCAGCTGGAAAGTCTATAAGGACACTGCCCCACATTAAATATCCTCACCCTCAGCCCTGTCAGCCAGCAGGAGCCAGTCAAGAACGGATAATGCCAGTCTCTCATCAAGGAGCCCAACAAACAACACAGGGAAGGCCTGCGGATTTTGCTTTCAAACCAGGGTCTCAATCTACATCTGGGAGTAAACTTTCATCTACCTCCCAGTCCAGCGCCCATCAACCCAAATTCCAGAGCAAACACTTCCAGCCTCAGCCGTTTCAACCCGTGCCTTCTCAGAAAAAACCGTCTCACTCCCGGCCCTCCCAAGCTAAACCCCCTCATCTGGATCCCTCTCATGCAAACCTTACTCAGGGGCAGCCTTCCCAAGCtacacccactcactcccaggcCTCCCAAGCTAAACCCACTCACTCTCAAGCTAACTCTCATCATCCACATCCCTCCCATGCTAAACCTTCTCATCAGAATCCCTCTCATGCTAACCCTACTCATCCGCAGTCCTCCCATGCTAAGCCCTCTCATCCGCAGTCCTCCCATGCTAAGCCCTCTCATCCACAGTCCTCCCATGCTAAGCCCTCTCATCCACAGTCCTCCCATGCTAAGCCCTCTCATCCACAGTCCTCCCAAGCTAAGCCCTCTCATCCACAGTCCTCCCAAGCTAAGCCCACTCATCCACAGTCCTCCCAAGCTAACTCCCATCATCCACAGGCCTCCCAAGCTAAGCCCTCTCATCCACAGTCCTCCCATGCTAAGCCCTCTCATCCGCATCCCTCCCATGCTAAGCCCTCCCCATCCCAGTCTACTCAGTGTAAGGCACATAAAGCCCATCAGTCCCAACCTAAGCCTTTTCAACCGAGACCCACTCAACCTAAATCCTCGAAGACTAAGCCTTCACAGGCCAGGGCCTTCCACCCAAGAGCAGGGAGACGTTAA
- the Rpl37 gene encoding 60S ribosomal protein L37: MTKGTSSFGKRRNKTHTLCRRCGSKAYHLQKSTCGKCGYPAKRKRKYNWSAKAKRRNTTGTGRMRHLKIVYRRFRHGFREGTTPKPKRAAVAASSSS; the protein is encoded by the exons ATG ACGAAGGGAACGTCATCCTTTGGTAAGCGTCGCAACAAGACGCACACGCTGTGCCGCCGCTGTGGCTCCAAGGCCTACCACCTTCAGAAGTCGACTTGTGGCAAGTGTGGCTACCCTGCCAAGCGCAAGAGGAAGT ataactgGAGTGCCAAGGCTAAGAGACGAAACACTACCGGGACTGGTCGGATGAGGCACCTAAAGATTGTCTACCGCAGATTCAG ACATGGATTCCGTGAGGGAACAACGCCGAAACCCAAGAGGGCAGCTGTCGCAGCATCCAGTTCTTCTTAA